A segment of the Sanyastnella coralliicola genome:
CGCGTTTGCTCATGTGGAGGTATTGGGTCTCGTAGGTTCCATTGTGGCGGATCTTGACATATTTCCCATTGCCCGCCGTGTAGCTTGATTTCGTGACGGTGCCATCTCCGACAGCTACGATGGGGGTGCCACGTGGCGCTGCGTAATCAGTTCCGAGGTGCGATTTGTAACGCTTTAGTACGGGGTGGAATCGTTTCTTGGTGTATCGACTAGAAATTCGACTGAATTCTACGGGCGCCTTGAGAAATGCTTTTCGAAGTGAGCCTCCCTCTTCGTCAAAGTAGCCGTAGGTGGTGTCTTGGTCGTAGAAGTAGGCTTTGCGGTCAACGCCGTTGTGTAGGAAGTGCGCAGCAAGAACATTCTGCTTGCCATAAGGCACGCCATCCACTAATTCTTCTTCGTACAACAGCTCGAAGGCGTCTTCCTTTTGAAGTCGGTAGAAATCGATGGTCCAGGCGTAGATGCTGCTCATTTCTAGGGCGAGTTCCGCAGGGGCGCCGGCATCATCCAAGGCGTTGTACAGTGATGAGGTAATGGTGCCTCGAACAGCACGAAGTTCTTTTACAACGGGCTTCGATCCTTGCCATACTTGAATGCTGTCTGAAAGGTCAAACACCACATAGTCTTTGGCATTGCGCTCGTAAATGAAGTAAGACGGTTTCGCGAGGGAATCTTCTTCGAACAGGCATACCCACTTATGGTTCGGCCTGATCTTACGGACGTCAAAAATGCTATCGCTGCGTTTGATGAGTTGATCTACTTGTACTGCTGTAACACCTAGCGGAGATAACACTCCCGACAAGACGTCTCCGTTGTTGATTTTCCCATCTACCGTGCGCCAGTTATTGAAGTCGAAACCGTAATGCATGTCGGCGACATACACCGGAACCTCAGGCTCTGTGGGTTGATTTTCTGTTTGCGGAGAAGACGTTTCCGCGCATTGCGCGAAAAGAAGCAGGATGAATGATAAATACAGCAGGCGCATGCTTTTCCCAGGTTTCAAATAGGAAACGTAATGTGGGTAAAAATAAGGCGGGCAGAGACTAAAAAATGTTAGCGCTTGCGCTTTGAATTCACTACTTGAGGTTAACAATCACAGATTCTACCCATCCGCGACCCCAATTGTCGAGTTCTTCTGCTGACCATACTTCTTCAAAGAAGATGCGTTTTTGGAAGCGAGGCGGTAGGTACTTCTGCCAGTTTGTACCTCCTGTTGCAGCAATGTCTTCAGGAGCGCGGTGCAGGTAGCGAACCGCAGATTTGTAGTGTGCCAGCGGCCAGTTCACATTGACATTGGTATCCAGCCATTTCAAACCTTCGATCAATGCTGGGTCTTGCTGATCGGCCTCTGGAAGTCGGCGAACCTGATCAATCAAGGTGTTGCCGTGTGCACGTTCAGCGAGCTCGATGAGGTCTTTGCTGTATTTGATTTCGAATTGCTTGAGCGTCAATGTTTTTTCACCTGATTGAAGCTCAGTGGCCCCACGCTTCCAGTAAATGTGCTCGTACATCTGTTCGATGTCTTCTGCCTTGAAGTCAGCGTTGTAGCGATGACGCTCATCTTTAGCCACCAAGCGATCGAAACTGGTTGACCAGATCTCAATCATACGGTATTGAGCTGATTGGAATCCACTGGCTGGCAGCAATGACATACGGAACTTCAAGAACTGTTCGCGCTCCATTCCATCAACCATGATGTCAAAGCTTTTTGTGAGAGCTTCAAAGTAACGGTTGATGCGCTGAACACGCGCAACGAGGAACTCTTTGTCTAGATTTTCACGAGATGCAATTTGCTCAAATTCATGCAGCGTCAGCTTGAAGTAAAGCTCCGTAATCTGATGGTACATGATGAAGATCTCCTCATCTGGAAACGGGGTGATCGGACTTTGAAGACTGAGTAGGGTGTCTAGCTTGATGTACTCCCAATAAGTGAGGTAATCAGCATAGAGCAAACCGTCGAGGTACGACTCAAGGTCTTGCCCCATGGCAGCATATTTCGCCTGAAGCTGTTTAACCTTGTCAATGATATCTGGATTGAGTTCCATAGCAGGGTGCCGTTAGTTGTGCACCCCGCAATTTAGTAAAAGCCGAATGCCTTTACTTGATCTTCGCGATGGGATTCATCAGGTTTTCATAATCAACAACCTGCATCTTCACTGATCCCACAAGTAGGTCAGACTTCACCAAGATCGGAATCTTGTTGGCATCGTCTGTAATCCACACGTGTAGATCGTCTTCGTCTTCCCAGATACGTCCTTCCTGAATGACCGGAACGAACTTCATGCATCGGAATGTTCCTTTACGAAGCTTAATTTTCTCCGTGCCCACGTACTTGATCTTCAATGGGTACACCTCACCGTCAACGAAGGTTTCGATTTCGAAGGTGTCTCCTTTACGTACATCAGATAAGTCGAGTGTACGCGCGTAGTAGAAGGCCGAAAGCAAGTCTTGAATGAATTCAGGCGTGAGGTATTCCTCCTTCTCATGCGTGCGCAGGGCGCGCTTCTCAGGGTGGAATTCATAGTCTTGGAAGATCTCATACCCTCCTTCGCTCACGTTTCGAATAAAACGGTAAGGGAAGAGACCATCTTTATCTACATACGTTTCATAACGATCACGCACCTTGAACACCCAATCAAAGGCACCCAGGCTGCGACCCGTTCCCACAATGTGGTAGGCAGGTCGTCCGTTAAAGTCCCATTTCGAGTCTTTGACTTCAAGCACGGCCTCACCGGCATCTACGAATCCGTAGTGCACACGGTAGGTGAGTTTTTCACCGGTTTGAAATGCTTGGTTCGTGACAGAACGCAGTTCGCCATTCTCCAAGGTGTCTAAATCTACCTTTGGTGGTTTCACGCCTTGAGCTGCTGCCAGCAACGACATGAGTATAAAGGATGTAAGGGTTAAAAGCGTTTTCATGCTTGACTAAAAACAAATGGTGTGCCACGTTTCTTATTCCACTAACGTGGGAACGGGCTTTGCCCTTATGTTTAAACCAAAAAAAGGGGCCGCAGCCCCTCTTTTGATCTTATGTTCGATTACTTCAATTGTAATTCAATGGTCGCCTCTTCGCCTGTGTTCATGCGCTTCACTTTCAGCACATAACTTCCAGCTGCAAGGTCTCCGCGATTGAAAGTCCATTGACTATCTGTGTAGCTGTCAACGTTGATTACCTGGCGACCTGCTCCATCAAAGAGCGTGATCGACCAAGGACCATTATCAGGGAGTTGCAATTCCGCGCTAGCGAGAACAGGATTAGGATAGAAATTAGCTGAAAGCCCTTCAATACCTAAGATGTTCGACGCTTGTACCCAGTCTTCATCAGAGAGTGCCATACAACCGTTGTCATTCGTTACTTCAACACTGTAGTTACCGTCTTCAACCACCATGTAGGTCATATCAGTTGCACCATCAATCGGCGCACCATTCATGTACCATTGCCAAGCCGTTCCCGCGCTAGCGGTCAATTCAGGACCATTCGAAGTGAAAGTAGCCTCAGGCAATTCGTACACTTCTATTTGAAGCGACTGTTCCGTTTCACACAATGGGTTACCCGCCGTCAAGGTCAAGTCGAAGCTGCCTGTGAACTCAGGTGCGTAAACAACGCTGCCGTCTGTACCAATCTCTTCGCCATCGTAATTCCAGCTCCAGTAAGTCACGTGTGGGTGGTCAGCTACCGCGGTGAACTCATCTCCAAGACAGATGCCTGGGTTTGCCGCGAAGTTGGCCTCTTGACCACACTCGTAAATAGTATGAACATAGGTGTTCGTTACGATGGCTGGGTTAGAGTCAAAGAAGATATGTGCCGTGTTTTCAAGCGTTGTATTCGGCGCCAATTCAGGAAGCGGGATGATTCGGTAAGTCACGAA
Coding sequences within it:
- a CDS encoding peptidoglycan DD-metalloendopeptidase family protein, which gives rise to MRLLYLSFILLLFAQCAETSSPQTENQPTEPEVPVYVADMHYGFDFNNWRTVDGKINNGDVLSGVLSPLGVTAVQVDQLIKRSDSIFDVRKIRPNHKWVCLFEEDSLAKPSYFIYERNAKDYVVFDLSDSIQVWQGSKPVVKELRAVRGTITSSLYNALDDAGAPAELALEMSSIYAWTIDFYRLQKEDAFELLYEEELVDGVPYGKQNVLAAHFLHNGVDRKAYFYDQDTTYGYFDEEGGSLRKAFLKAPVEFSRISSRYTKKRFHPVLKRYKSHLGTDYAAPRGTPIVAVGDGTVTKSSYTAGNGKYVKIRHNGTYETQYLHMSKRAVKAGDVVKQGDVIGYVGSTGLATGPHVCFRFWKNGQQIDHMGEEFPPSDPIGEAQMDTFMVVIGKLESLLQETLPEVVPEAEVTVGDSLVEVGVDL
- a CDS encoding tryptophan 2,3-dioxygenase family protein produces the protein MELNPDIIDKVKQLQAKYAAMGQDLESYLDGLLYADYLTYWEYIKLDTLLSLQSPITPFPDEEIFIMYHQITELYFKLTLHEFEQIASRENLDKEFLVARVQRINRYFEALTKSFDIMVDGMEREQFLKFRMSLLPASGFQSAQYRMIEIWSTSFDRLVAKDERHRYNADFKAEDIEQMYEHIYWKRGATELQSGEKTLTLKQFEIKYSKDLIELAERAHGNTLIDQVRRLPEADQQDPALIEGLKWLDTNVNVNWPLAHYKSAVRYLHRAPEDIAATGGTNWQKYLPPRFQKRIFFEEVWSAEELDNWGRGWVESVIVNLK
- a CDS encoding DUF3108 domain-containing protein; translated protein: MKTLLTLTSFILMSLLAAAQGVKPPKVDLDTLENGELRSVTNQAFQTGEKLTYRVHYGFVDAGEAVLEVKDSKWDFNGRPAYHIVGTGRSLGAFDWVFKVRDRYETYVDKDGLFPYRFIRNVSEGGYEIFQDYEFHPEKRALRTHEKEEYLTPEFIQDLLSAFYYARTLDLSDVRKGDTFEIETFVDGEVYPLKIKYVGTEKIKLRKGTFRCMKFVPVIQEGRIWEDEDDLHVWITDDANKIPILVKSDLLVGSVKMQVVDYENLMNPIAKIK